Part of the Streptomyces antimycoticus genome, CGAGAACATCGTTCCCGCCTGATAGCAGCGCCTGTCACGAGCCGGGGCCCGCACCTGAAGGGGTGCGGGCCCCGGCTCGTACGCATTTCCACAGACCACGCCCAGCCGAAAGGCACCGCGTTGACCCGATCCACCCGCTCGCACCGCCGCAAAAAACCCGTACCCTCCCGTTCCGCCGTCAGTGGGCGCCCCCGCTCATCCGGCGCAAGTGAATTCGCCCTGGCGCCCGGTTCCACCCCGGTGCTGCCCGCCGTCACCTCCTTCGCCGAGCTCGACATGCCGAAGGAGCTGATCACGGAGCTGACCCAGCAGGGCGTCACCGTGCCGTTCCCCATTCAGGCGGCCACCCTCCCGAACGCGCTCGCCGGCCGGGACGTACTGGGCCGCGGCCGCACCGGCTCCGGCAAGACCCTCGCCTTCGGCCTCGCCCTGCTGGCCCGCACCGCCGGGCAGCGCGCGGAGCCCCGCAGCCCCCTCGCGCTGGTGCTGGTCCCCACCCGGGAGCTGGCCCAGCAGGTCACCGAGGCGCTCACCCCCTATGCCCGGCGGCTGGGGCTGCGCGCGGCCACGGTGGTCGGCGGCATGTCGATCAACCGCCAGGCCGATGCCCTGCGCAAGGGCGCGGAAGTGGTCATCGCGACCCCCGGACGCCTCTACGACCTGATCGAACGCGGCGATTGCCGGCTGGACCAGGTGCGCACCACCGTCCTCGACGAGGCCGACCAGATGGCCGACATGGGCTTCCTGCCCCAGGTGACCCGGCTGCTGCGGCAGGTCCCCGCCGACGGCCAGCGCCTGCTGTTCTCCGCGACCCTCGACCATGACATCAGCAAGCTGACGCGCCAGTTCCTCGACGACCCGGCCGTGCACTCGGTCGACCCGTCCGCCGGTGCCGTCACCACGATGGAGCACCACGTCCTGCACATCGCGGACACCGACAAGCGCTCCGTCGTCACCCGGGTGGCCGCCCGGGACGGCCGCGTCCTCCTCTTCCTGGACACCAAGCGCGCCGTGGACCGGCTCACCCGGCATCTGCTGACCAGCGGTGTACGGGCGGCCGCGCTGCACGGCGGCAAGTCCCAGCCACAGCGCACCCGGACCCTGGACCAGTTCAGGTCCGGCCATGTCACCGCGCTGGTGGCCACGAACGTCGCGGCCCGGGGCATCCATGTGGACGATCTCGATCTCGTGGTCAATGTCGACCCGCCCGCGGACCACAAGGACTATCTGCACCGTGGCGGCCGCACCGCCCGTGCGGGCGGATCCGGCAGCGTCATCACCTTGGTCACCCCGGACCAGCGCCGGGAGATGGGCCGTCTCATGGCCGACGCGGGCATCACCCCGCAGACCGTCCAGGTCCACTCCGCCGACCCCGAACTCACCCGGATCACCGGCGCCCAGGAGCCCTCCGGCGTGCCCGTGATCATCAGCGCGCCCCAGCCCCAACCGCAGCGTGCGCGCCGTCCCGGCGCCCCCCGCCGTTCCGCCCGGAGCCGTCGGCCCGGCCGTTAGGCCTAGCCCGATACGGGGGCCCGGGCGGTGGCCGTCCGGGCCGACATCCGGAATTTCGTCATGGTCGCATCACGCCCGACCGGCGGCGGATGTCCCCATTCCCCCGTCGGAGAGGCGACAATGGGCCACATGCCGATACCCAGCGCCGTGCCCAGCCGTGCCGAACTGATCGACCACCTCATCCGTACGCGCATCGCGGGCGATGTCGCCACTCCTCGTGAGAACAACCTCTCCCACTACCGCAAGCTCGCGAACGGCGACCGCCACTACTGGCTCGGCCTGGAGCTGGGCGACCGCTGGACCGATGAGCAGGACGTGCTGGCGGTCATGGCGGAGCGGTGCGGCGTGGTGGACGACCCGGAGTACCGCTCGGGGCAGGACACGATCGACCCGGAGCTGACGGTCGGCGCGCTGGACCGGATGGCCTCGGTGCTGCGGAAGGCGGCGGAGGCGAGCGAGCGGGTGCTGTTCGCCACCGGGCATCCGGGCGGGCTGCTGGAGGTCCACCGGGCCACGGCGGCGGCGCTGCGGGCCGCCGGCTGCGAGATCGTGGAGATCCCGGGCGGACTGCAGGCGGACGAGGGGTATGTCTTCCAGTTCTGCGATGTGGCGATGCTGGAGCGGGGCGCCACGCTGTGGCACACCCACTCCCCCGCGCCCATGGCCGCGATCCTCGACGGGCTGGCCCACGAGGGGCGGCCGCTGCCCGATCTGGTGGTCGCCGACCACGGCTGGGCGGGCTGCGCGGGGCAGCGGGGCATCGACGCGGTCGGCTACGCGGACTGCAACGACCCGGCGCTCTTCCTCGGCGAGTCCGAGGGCACGCTGTCGGTGGTGGTCCCGCTGGACGACCACGTCACCAGCCCGCGGTTCTACGACCCGATGACGGCGTACCTGCTGGACGCGGCGGGGCTGTCGGCCCAGTTCTGACGGCGCCGGGCCGCCGCGGCAGACGCCCGGCGGGCCCTGGCTGCCCCCGCGGGCTACCGACGAGCCCGGGCGGCCCCGCCGCCCGCCGCGCTCACTTCTTCTTCGCGCGCGGTACCCGCATGACGCCCTCCTGGATCACGGAGACGGCCAGCCGCCCGTCGGCGGTGAAGATACGGCCCTTGGCCAGGCCGCGCCCGCCGGACGCGGAGGGGCTCTCCTGGTCGTACAGCAGCCAGTCGTCCACCCGGAACGGCCGGTGGAACCACATGGCGTGATCCAGGCTGGCCCCGACGATGTCGCCGACCGCCCAGCCGCCGCGCCCATGGGCGAGCAGGATGGAGTCCAGCAGCGTCATATCGGACACATAGGTCGCCAGGCAGACGTGGAGCAGGGGGTGGTCGGCGACGCCGTCCAGTTTGCCGTTGGTCCGGAACCAAACCTGCGACTTGGGCTCGCGCGGCCGTCCGACGCTGCCGAAGGGCGGCTCGTCCACGTACCGCAGATCGATCGAGGCCCGCGCCTGGAGCATCCGCTGGGTCACCCCGGGGCCGAAGAGGTGCTCATAGCGGGGCAGCAGCTCATCGGCGGTGGGCAGGGTGAGCGGGTCCGGTACGTCCGGCATCGGCTCCTGGTGCTCGAGGCCGTCCTCGTAGAGCTGGAAGGAGGCCGAGAGATGGAAGATCGGCTGCCCGTGCTGGACGGCGACCACCCGGCGGGTGGTGAAGGAGTGGCCGTCCCGGATCCGGTCGACGGTGTAGACGATGGGCGCCCCGGGGTCGCCGGGCCGCAGGAAGTACGCGTGCAGCGAATGCGCCGGGCGGTCCTCGGGGACGGTGCGGCCCGCGGCGACCAGGGCCTGGGCGGCGACCTGACCGCCGAAGACCCGCGGTACGAGGGGGGCGGCGTCGCTGGTGCCACGGAAGATGTCCTCCTCGATCTGCTCGAGATCGAGCAGATCGAGAAGGCTCTGAAGTGCGTCATTCATGGTTCAAGCAGTCTTGCAGAACTGGATTGCGGTCCTGTTGCCGCCGCTCATGACGGTCGTCACAGCCCCATCGACTTGGCGACGATGGACCGCATGACCTCGCTGGTGCCGCCGTAGATCCGGTTGACGCGGGTGTCCGCGTACAGCCGGGCTATGGGGTACTCCATCATGTAGCCGTAACCGCCGTGGAGCTGCAGGCACTTGTCGATGACGACGGCGGCGCGCTCGGTGGTGAAGAGCTTGGCGGAGGCGGCGTCGGCGGCGGTCAGCTCATCGGCGTCATGCGCGTCCAGGGCCCGGTCCACGACCGCCTGCATCGCGTCCACCTCGGACTGGCAGTCGGCGAGCACGAACTTGGTGTTCTGGAACGACGCCACCGCCTGGCCGAAGACCGTGCGGTCGCGGACGTATTCGGTGGCGAACCGGACGGCCGCCGCGGCCTGTGCGTACGCCCCGACGGCGATGCCCAGGCGCTCCTGCGGCAGATTGTGGGTGAGGTAGCCGAACGCCTTGCCCTCCTCGCCCAGCAGGTCCTCCACCGGCACCTTGACGTCGGTGAAGGAGAGCTCGGCGGTGTCGGAGGTCTTCAGGCCCAGCTTCTCCAGCTTGCGGCCGACCGCGTAGCCCTCGCTCTTGGTGTCGACCACGAGGATGGATATGCCGCCGCGGCGGTCCTCGGGGGTGGCCGGGGCGGTGCGGGCGCAGACCAGCACCCGGTCGGCCAGGACGCCGCCGGTGATGAAGGTCTTGGCGCCGTTGAGGACGTAGTGGGTGCCGTCCTCGGAGAGCTTGGCGGTGGTCTTCATGCCCGCCAGGTCCGAGCCGGTGCCGGGCTCGGTCATGGCGATGGCGGTCATCAGGTCGCCGGTGACGAAGGAGGGCAGCCAGCGCTGCTTCTGCTCCTCGTTGGCGTACTTGAGGAGGTACGGCAGGCACAGCGCGGTGTGGACGCTGCTGCCGCCGAAGCTGACCCCGGCGCGGGCGGTCTCCTCGGTGATGACGGCGTTGAACTTGAAGCTGGTCTCGCCCGCCCCGCCGTACTCCTCGGGCACCTCGATGCCGAAGACACCCAGCTCGCCGAGCTTCTTGTAGAAGTCGCGCGGGGCCTGGCCGGCCTCCCGCCACTGGTCGTAGTACGGCACGACCTCGGCCGCGATGAAGTCGCGGATGGTCTCCCGGAACGCCTCGTGGTCCTCGTTGAACACCGTGCGGCGCATTGGCGCGGCCCTCCTTACGGCTGAGCCGCCGCCGCTGCGCGGACCGGCCGACCGCCGTCGTGATTCCTCAACTGATAGCTTGGCGACACTCACCTAAGCGCTTGCTCAGTGAAAGCTACCCGTGAGTCACCAGGGCTGTCCAGCCCCCTCTCATAGGGGCTCGGTTCGCCTTACGAGGCCCGGTTCACATCCCCGTCCACACCGTGGGCACCACCGAAGGCACCAAGGGCCAGGCGGTGCAGCAGGGCGGCGGTGGCCGCGCGCCCCGGGAGGGCGCCGGGGCGGCCGAGGTGGGGCGTGGAGTTGAGCAGCCCGAAGACGGCGTGGACACACGCACGGGCCTCGGCCTCGGCGAGCCGGGGGTAGACCTCGCGCACCACCTCGACCCACAGCTCCACGTACTGCCGCTGGAGCGAGCGCACCAGCTTGCGGTCGGTGTCCCGCAGCCGGTCCAGCTCGCGGTCGTGGAGGATGATCAGCGGGCGGTCGTCGAGGGCGAAGTCGATATGGCCCTCGATCAGCGAGTCCAGCACCTCGGCCGGGGCGAGCCCGGCCCCCTCCCCCTCGGCCGCGCGCCGCTTGCCGCCCGTCAGCAGCCGGCCGCTGATGCCGACCAGCAGCTCGGCGAGCATCGCCTCCTTGCCGGGGAAGTGGCGGTAGAGACCGGGGCCACTGATGCCGACCGCGGCGCCTATCTCATCGACGCCGACGCCATGGAAGCCGCGCTCGGCGAAGAGGCGGGCGGCCTCCCTGAGGATCTGCTCGCGGCGGGTCGGGGCGGCTGCTTGCGTGCTCATGAAATCGATTCTAGACAGCCGGGTTAGTGGTCGTTAACCTGGTGGTAACTAGTTAACGTTCACTAACGGTACCGAGCGAGGGGGCTCGCAGCCATGGAGCAGGCACCGGCGCTGCACAGCGGCGCCGACCCGGCGTCCGACGCCTGGAAGGCCAATGAGGCCGCGCACCGCGAGCTGGCCGCGCGGCTGCGCGAGAAGCTGGCCGTGGCGCGGCTGGGCGGCGGGGAGAGGGCGCGGGCGCGGCACACCGCGCGCGGCAAGCTGCTGCCGCGCGACCGGGTGGACACACTGCTGGATCCGGGCTCCCCGTTCCTGGAGCTGGCCCCGCTCGCCGCCGAGGGGATGTACGAGGGCCAGGCCCCGGCGGCGGGGGTGATCGCCGGGATCGGCCGGGTGTCCGGCCGTGAGGTGGTCGTGGTCGCCAATGACGCCACCGTCAAGGGCGGCACGTACTACCCGATGACGGTGAAGAAGCATCTGCGTGCCCAGGAGGTCGCGCTGGAGAACCACCTGCCGTGCGTCTATCTGGTCGACTCCGGCGGTGCCTTCCTCCCCATGCAGGACGAGGTCTTCCCCGACCGCGACCACTTCGGGCGGATCTTCTACAACCAGGCGCGGCTGTCCGGCTCCGGGATCCCGCAGGTCGCGGCGGTGATGGGGTCCTGCACGGCGGGCGGGGCGTATGTCCCGGCGATGAGCGACGAGGCCGTCATCGTGCGCGGGCAGGGCACGATCTTCCTGGGCGGGCCGCCGCTGGTGAAGGCGGCCACCGGGGAGGTCGTCTCGGCGGAGGAGCTGGGCGGCGGCGAGGTCCACTCCCGGGTCTCGGGCGTGACCGACCATCTGGCCGAGGACGACGCCCACGCGCTGCGGATCGTCCGCTCCATCGTCGCCACCCTGCCGCCGTCCGCGATGCGCCAGGGGTCGCCGCCGTGGGCGCTGGAGCCCTCCCAGGAGCCCGCGGTCGATCCGGCGGGGCTCTACGGGGCGGTTCCGGTCGACTCGCGCACGCCGTATGACGTGCGGGAGGTCATCGCGCGGCTGGTGGACGGCTCGCGGTTCGCCGAATTCAAGGCCGAGTTCGGCACCACACTGGTCACGGGCTTCGCGCGGATCATGGGCCACCCGGTGGGCATCGTCGCCAACAACGGCATCCTGTTCTCCGAATCGGCCCAGAAGGGCGCCCATTTCATCGAGCTGTGCGACCAGCGCGGCATCCCCCTGGTCTTCCTGCAGAACATCTCGGGATTCATGGTGGGCCGCAGCTATGAGGCGGGCGGTATCGCCAAGCACGGCGCCAAGATGGTCACCGCCGTGGCCTGCACCCGCGTCCCCAAGCTGACGGTCGTGATCGGCGGTTCCTACGGCGCGGGCAACTACTCGATGTGCGGCCGCGCCTATTCGCCGCGCTTCCTGTGGATGTGGCCCAACGCCAAGATCTCGGTGATGGGCGGTGAGCAGGCCGCCTCCGTGCTCGCCACCGTCAAGCGCGACCAGATGGAGGCGCGCGGGGAGGAGTGGAGCGCCGAGGAGGAGGAGACGTTCCGGGCCCCGGTCCGCGAGCAGTACGAGGCGCAGGGAAACGCGTATTACGCCACCGCCCGGCTGTGGGACGACGGTGTGATCGACCCCCTGGAGACCCGCACGGTGCTCGGCCTCGCCCTGACGGCCTGCGCCAACGCACCGCTGCCCGGCCGTACGGCCACCGAGCCCGCGGCGCCCGGCTACGGCGTCTTCCGGATGTGAGGGGGATGCACCAGATGAGCGCGAAGAGCCCGATGAGCTCGGCGAGTGGTCAGCGTGCGGCGAGCCCGTCGCCCGCGATGTTCGACACCGTGCTGGTGGCCAACCGCGGTGAGATCGCCGTGCGCGTCATCCGCACCCTGCGGCGGCTGGGCGTGCGCTCGGTCGCCGTCTACAGCGACGCGGACGCGGACGCCCGCCATGTGCGCGAGGCGGACACGGCGGTGCGGATCGGCCCCGCCCCCGCCACGGAGAGCTATCTGTCCATCGAGCGGCTGCTGGACGCCGCGGCGCGCACCGGCGCCCAGGCCGTCCACCCCGGCTACGGCTTCCTCGCGGAGAACGGGGCGTTCGCCCGTGCCTGCGCCGACGCGGGCCTCGCCTTCATCGGGCCGCCCGCCGGGGCCATCGAGCTGATGGGCGACAAGATCCGCGCCAAGGAGACCGTGCACACGGCCGGGGTGCCGGTGGTGCCGGGCTCCTCGGGCAGCGGGCTGACGGACGACCAGCTCACCGCCGCCGCCCGGAAGATCGGGATGCCGGTGCTGCTGAAGCCCTCGGCGGGCGGCGGCGGCAAGGGCATGCGGCTGGTCCGCGACGAGGCGCTGCTGGCCGACGAGATCGCGGCCGCCCGGCGCGAGGCGCGCGGGGCGTTCGGCGATGACACGCTGCTGGTGGAGCGCTGGATCGACCGGCCCCGGCATATCGAGATCCAGGTGCTGGCGGACGGCCAGGGACACGCGGTCCACCTCGGGGAGCGCGAGTGCTCGCTGCAGCGCCGCCATCAGAAGATCATCGAGGAGGCGCCCAGCCCGCTGCTGGACGAGGCCACCCGGGCCCGGATGGGCGAGGCCGCGGTGGCGGCGGCGCGGTCGTGCGGCTATGTGGGCGCGGGCACGGTGGAGTTCATCGTGCCGGGCGACGATCCGTCCGCGTACTGCTTCATGGAGATGAACACCCGTCTCCAGGTGGAGCATCCGGTCACCGAGCTGACGGTGTCCGTCGGCGGGCAGACCGGGCTGGACCTGGTGGAGTGGCAGCTGCGCGTCGCCGCGGGCGAGCCGCTGCCGTTCGGGCAGGACGAGATCGGCTTCAGCGGCCATGCGGTGGAGGCCCGTATCTGCGCCGAGACCGCCCGCGCGGCGGCCGACGGCCGGGTGGAC contains:
- a CDS encoding DEAD/DEAH box helicase, whose product is MTRSTRSHRRKKPVPSRSAVSGRPRSSGASEFALAPGSTPVLPAVTSFAELDMPKELITELTQQGVTVPFPIQAATLPNALAGRDVLGRGRTGSGKTLAFGLALLARTAGQRAEPRSPLALVLVPTRELAQQVTEALTPYARRLGLRAATVVGGMSINRQADALRKGAEVVIATPGRLYDLIERGDCRLDQVRTTVLDEADQMADMGFLPQVTRLLRQVPADGQRLLFSATLDHDISKLTRQFLDDPAVHSVDPSAGAVTTMEHHVLHIADTDKRSVVTRVAARDGRVLLFLDTKRAVDRLTRHLLTSGVRAAALHGGKSQPQRTRTLDQFRSGHVTALVATNVAARGIHVDDLDLVVNVDPPADHKDYLHRGGRTARAGGSGSVITLVTPDQRREMGRLMADAGITPQTVQVHSADPELTRITGAQEPSGVPVIISAPQPQPQRARRPGAPRRSARSRRPGR
- a CDS encoding phosphatase, giving the protein MGHMPIPSAVPSRAELIDHLIRTRIAGDVATPRENNLSHYRKLANGDRHYWLGLELGDRWTDEQDVLAVMAERCGVVDDPEYRSGQDTIDPELTVGALDRMASVLRKAAEASERVLFATGHPGGLLEVHRATAAALRAAGCEIVEIPGGLQADEGYVFQFCDVAMLERGATLWHTHSPAPMAAILDGLAHEGRPLPDLVVADHGWAGCAGQRGIDAVGYADCNDPALFLGESEGTLSVVVPLDDHVTSPRFYDPMTAYLLDAAGLSAQF
- a CDS encoding acyl-CoA thioesterase — protein: MNDALQSLLDLLDLEQIEEDIFRGTSDAAPLVPRVFGGQVAAQALVAAGRTVPEDRPAHSLHAYFLRPGDPGAPIVYTVDRIRDGHSFTTRRVVAVQHGQPIFHLSASFQLYEDGLEHQEPMPDVPDPLTLPTADELLPRYEHLFGPGVTQRMLQARASIDLRYVDEPPFGSVGRPREPKSQVWFRTNGKLDGVADHPLLHVCLATYVSDMTLLDSILLAHGRGGWAVGDIVGASLDHAMWFHRPFRVDDWLLYDQESPSASGGRGLAKGRIFTADGRLAVSVIQEGVMRVPRAKKK
- a CDS encoding acyl-CoA dehydrogenase family protein, with amino-acid sequence MRRTVFNEDHEAFRETIRDFIAAEVVPYYDQWREAGQAPRDFYKKLGELGVFGIEVPEEYGGAGETSFKFNAVITEETARAGVSFGGSSVHTALCLPYLLKYANEEQKQRWLPSFVTGDLMTAIAMTEPGTGSDLAGMKTTAKLSEDGTHYVLNGAKTFITGGVLADRVLVCARTAPATPEDRRGGISILVVDTKSEGYAVGRKLEKLGLKTSDTAELSFTDVKVPVEDLLGEEGKAFGYLTHNLPQERLGIAVGAYAQAAAAVRFATEYVRDRTVFGQAVASFQNTKFVLADCQSEVDAMQAVVDRALDAHDADELTAADAASAKLFTTERAAVVIDKCLQLHGGYGYMMEYPIARLYADTRVNRIYGGTSEVMRSIVAKSMGL
- a CDS encoding SACE_7040 family transcriptional regulator, whose amino-acid sequence is MSTQAAAPTRREQILREAARLFAERGFHGVGVDEIGAAVGISGPGLYRHFPGKEAMLAELLVGISGRLLTGGKRRAAEGEGAGLAPAEVLDSLIEGHIDFALDDRPLIILHDRELDRLRDTDRKLVRSLQRQYVELWVEVVREVYPRLAEAEARACVHAVFGLLNSTPHLGRPGALPGRAATAALLHRLALGAFGGAHGVDGDVNRAS
- a CDS encoding carboxyl transferase domain-containing protein, with translation MEQAPALHSGADPASDAWKANEAAHRELAARLREKLAVARLGGGERARARHTARGKLLPRDRVDTLLDPGSPFLELAPLAAEGMYEGQAPAAGVIAGIGRVSGREVVVVANDATVKGGTYYPMTVKKHLRAQEVALENHLPCVYLVDSGGAFLPMQDEVFPDRDHFGRIFYNQARLSGSGIPQVAAVMGSCTAGGAYVPAMSDEAVIVRGQGTIFLGGPPLVKAATGEVVSAEELGGGEVHSRVSGVTDHLAEDDAHALRIVRSIVATLPPSAMRQGSPPWALEPSQEPAVDPAGLYGAVPVDSRTPYDVREVIARLVDGSRFAEFKAEFGTTLVTGFARIMGHPVGIVANNGILFSESAQKGAHFIELCDQRGIPLVFLQNISGFMVGRSYEAGGIAKHGAKMVTAVACTRVPKLTVVIGGSYGAGNYSMCGRAYSPRFLWMWPNAKISVMGGEQAASVLATVKRDQMEARGEEWSAEEEETFRAPVREQYEAQGNAYYATARLWDDGVIDPLETRTVLGLALTACANAPLPGRTATEPAAPGYGVFRM